ATTCTTCCGGGCTGTATTCCGCCTGCTTCATCGCTCGCAGCAGCGCGAAATTGACCGCTCGTTCTTCCGGTTTGCCCTCCACGCTGTTGATGACAGCCTGAATTTCCTTGCGACTCTGGAATTTCTCCAGGTCGTAGCCCAGCCCGCTGCAAAATTCCTGAAAGCCCTTCAATCGCAGTTCGTCGGGTGTTCCATGGATTCGCCGCAGGAACGGGATGTCACGGGACGACAGGATCTGAGCGACCGCGATGTTGGCCGCCAGCATGAACTCTTCGATGATTTCATGACTCTCGTCATGATGCCGCTCGTGAGCTCCCGTGACGTTGCCGTCGTCGTTGAAGTCAATTTCAACTTCCGGAATCCCCATCTGCAACGCACCATTGGCGAATCGCTTGCGACGCAGCATCATCGCCAGCTCGTGCATCTTCATGAGCAATTGCACAATCTTTGCGCTTACTTTGCCCTTCTGGCTTTGCGGGTCGTTGATGACCGGCATCACTTCTTCGTACGCGAACCTCTTCGAAACCTTGATGACCGTGTTGGCCACTTCCGCACCCTGCGGATTGCCTTTTGCATCGAATTCAATGAAGACGCTTTTGGTATAGCGAACATTGCCTTCCTGCAAACTGGCCAGTCCGTTGCTGATAATTTCGGGCAGCATCGGAATCACGTGACGCGGCAGGTAACAGCTTGTCCCGCGATCTTTAGCCGACCGATCCAGAGGCCCACCAGGAGGCACAAAATGAGCCACGTCGGCAATGTGGACTCCCAGTTGCCAGTGGCCGCGTTTGTCTTTTCGCAGCGAAATGGCGTCATCGAAGTCGCGAGCCGTAGCCGGGTCGATAGTGACAATCGTTTCTTTGGTCAGATCCATTCGATCGCCAAAGTCGGCTTCGTCGAAGTGGTCCGCCTGCAGCCGAGCATCTTCCAGCACGTCTTCGCTGAATTCGTACGGCAATCCGAGACTGTGAACGACCGTCATTGTGTCCACGCCGGGGTCGCCGCGTTTGCCCAGAACTTCCGTCAGCACGGCTTCGCCCACTCGATTGGCCGAAGGAAACCGCAGCATTTCGATCACGACTTTGTCGTCCGGAACAGCTCCCTTGGCACCAGGGTCGCCGACGTGAATGTCGCCCTGAAACGCGGTCCCGTCGACTCGCACAAAGCCCTGCCCCTGAGCTTCCAGGTATGTGCCGACGAACACGTTGCTGGCTCGTTCCAGTACCTTGTCGACTCGCCCACACCGCTGACCGCCCGAGCGTCGGCGACTGGAAAGTCGCACCAGCACTTCGTCGCCCGTTTGAGCGTCGTGCAGGTCTCGCGATGAAATATAAACGTCCTGCTTTTTCCGGTCAGCCGCTGGCTTGGCATCGTTGGGAATGACGAACGCCGCGCCGCTGCTGATTTTCTTGACGATGCCGGTAACAAATCCGCTGGCGGCTTTCAGTTGCAGCCGCCCCTTTTTGCCTTCGCGGATTTTGCCGTCCGACACCAGCAATTCCAGCTCGTTGCGGAATTCCGGCATCCCTTTTTTGTTAACACGTAACTTCTTCGCCAATGCACCACTGTCAATGGGGCGGTACTTTGGATCGGAGAGGTGTTCGATAATCTGGTCTTCTAGTTTACTCAAATGTTTTCCATTTCTATTCGTTGTTATACCCCTTGAACAGCTTTCGCTCGATCCTGGGGCTGTACGGAGTCCATGCGGAATCCTTATTCATGTCGTCTTCGATGGCGCGAGTGAATTCGTGCAGCTTGGCATCGAGGTTATCGATGTGGTGCAGCACAATCGCTTCCGGAGTCATGGGGACTCGCGGGCTGCCGAATTCGTGCGTGCCATGGTGGCTAAGGATCATGTGCTTCAGACGCAACACGTCTTCCGTGTCGAAGTCCTTGCTGCCAAGCTCGGCCCTCGCCACCGCCAGCTTTTCGTTGAGAATCTCAACGGCAATATTCATATGC
This DNA window, taken from Fuerstiella marisgermanici, encodes the following:
- the rnr gene encoding ribonuclease R; this translates as MSKLEDQIIEHLSDPKYRPIDSGALAKKLRVNKKGMPEFRNELELLVSDGKIREGKKGRLQLKAASGFVTGIVKKISSGAAFVIPNDAKPAADRKKQDVYISSRDLHDAQTGDEVLVRLSSRRRSGGQRCGRVDKVLERASNVFVGTYLEAQGQGFVRVDGTAFQGDIHVGDPGAKGAVPDDKVVIEMLRFPSANRVGEAVLTEVLGKRGDPGVDTMTVVHSLGLPYEFSEDVLEDARLQADHFDEADFGDRMDLTKETIVTIDPATARDFDDAISLRKDKRGHWQLGVHIADVAHFVPPGGPLDRSAKDRGTSCYLPRHVIPMLPEIISNGLASLQEGNVRYTKSVFIEFDAKGNPQGAEVANTVIKVSKRFAYEEVMPVINDPQSQKGKVSAKIVQLLMKMHELAMMLRRKRFANGALQMGIPEVEIDFNDDGNVTGAHERHHDESHEIIEEFMLAANIAVAQILSSRDIPFLRRIHGTPDELRLKGFQEFCSGLGYDLEKFQSRKEIQAVINSVEGKPEERAVNFALLRAMKQAEYSPEEFSHYALNEEDYCHFTSPIRRYPDLTIHRVVGELAAGRKPQIDSMGELLQLGKHCSTTERRAEKAERELKRIKLLRYLEDKVGEEMDAFITGVENFGLFCQGTEVPAEGLVHISSLTDDFYTYLQASRTLKGSKSNAEYRLGDQVRVLIVNVDVDRRQLDLRVVSPPKKARKMGVSPKGLPKKKGRGGRKSGRDGAAKASSDSRPSRGRGKGDKSKKGGRKRR